The Echinicola rosea genome has a segment encoding these proteins:
- a CDS encoding DMT family transporter → MSQKSVQHMLLAGIFFAIMQVMVKYVPHLPAVEVVFFRSLFSLVASYVILKKQNIPLFGNNKKLLVLRGASGALGLITFFYTLQNIPLASAVTLQYLSPVFTTILGIFIVREKVNPIRFLYFAIAFGGVLVIEGFDPRISIQYTLIGVSSGFFAGLAYNIIRKLKGTEHPLVIVFYFPLVTLPIVGIWSYFNWVMPTGWDWLLLLGIGLFTQLAQYFMTMAYQHANLAKITSLNYIGILYALVFGFIFFGETFNLLTYLGMGLVLIGVILNIRSNK, encoded by the coding sequence TTGAGTCAAAAAAGTGTCCAACATATGTTATTGGCGGGAATTTTTTTTGCCATTATGCAAGTAATGGTAAAGTATGTTCCCCATTTGCCTGCTGTAGAGGTGGTGTTTTTTAGGTCGCTATTTAGTTTGGTGGCAAGTTATGTTATTCTCAAGAAACAAAACATTCCGCTTTTCGGGAACAATAAAAAACTCTTGGTGCTTCGTGGTGCTTCAGGAGCGCTTGGACTGATTACCTTCTTTTACACGTTGCAGAATATCCCATTGGCCAGTGCGGTTACGCTGCAATACCTATCTCCGGTTTTTACAACCATTTTGGGGATCTTTATTGTCCGAGAAAAAGTGAACCCCATTAGGTTCCTCTATTTTGCCATAGCATTTGGTGGAGTGTTGGTTATAGAAGGATTTGACCCTCGAATATCCATCCAGTACACGCTGATAGGGGTTTCATCAGGCTTTTTTGCAGGATTGGCCTATAATATAATCCGGAAGCTAAAAGGCACGGAGCACCCATTGGTGATTGTGTTTTATTTCCCGCTGGTGACTTTACCGATTGTGGGGATATGGAGCTATTTTAACTGGGTAATGCCCACGGGATGGGATTGGTTGTTGCTGTTGGGAATTGGATTATTCACGCAGTTGGCACAGTATTTTATGACCATGGCCTATCAGCATGCCAATCTTGCTAAGATTACCAGTTTAAATTATATCGGGATTCTATACGCATTGGTTTTCGGTTTTATCTTTTTCGGGGAAACCTTTAACTTGCTTACCTATTTGGGAATGGGATTGGTGCTGATTGGAGTGATTTTAAATATTAGATCGAATAAATGA
- a CDS encoding nicotinate phosphoribosyltransferase produces the protein MKITRDLYQGSLALLTDFYQLTMAYAYWKSGKAEQEAVFNLFFRKNPFQSGFTIAAGLDYVIDYCRNFKFDENDLSYLGAMEQADGTPTFDPAFIQYLRELDFSCDIDAVEEGSVIFPNTPMVRVRGPLLQCQLLETPMLNIINFQTLVATKAARITLEAKGDPVLEFGLRRAQGIDGALAASRASYIGGCSSTSNVMAGKLFGIPVSGTHAHSWIMAFESEIAAFEAYAAAFPDNCIFLVDTYDTIKGVQNAIKVGNALKANGKKLLGVRIDSGDLAYYSNMARELLDEAGFTDTKVVASNDLDEHILSSLKMQEASIDIWGIGTKLVTAYDQPALGAVYKMAALKDEKGNWVPKVKVSQQSIKINIPGYHNVKRFFKNDKAISDMIYLENGGELAGELTIIDPYDPTKRRKINPDSMESKDLLVPIFKKGKKVYSRPKLEEIRNRTLTNLGRFDKAHKRLINPHIYPVGLEESLYHLRTDLVLKAKNYS, from the coding sequence ATGAAAATTACAAGGGATTTATATCAGGGCTCGTTAGCACTGTTAACAGATTTTTATCAATTGACCATGGCGTATGCTTACTGGAAATCCGGCAAAGCGGAACAGGAAGCGGTCTTCAACTTGTTTTTTAGAAAGAATCCGTTCCAAAGCGGCTTTACCATTGCCGCAGGGCTGGATTACGTGATTGATTACTGCCGTAATTTCAAGTTTGATGAAAATGATTTGTCTTATTTGGGCGCGATGGAACAGGCAGACGGCACGCCTACATTTGATCCGGCTTTTATCCAATACCTTCGTGAGTTGGATTTTAGCTGCGACATTGACGCAGTGGAAGAAGGATCCGTAATATTTCCGAATACTCCTATGGTCCGTGTAAGAGGACCTTTGCTACAATGTCAGCTCTTGGAAACACCGATGTTGAATATCATCAATTTTCAGACCTTGGTGGCGACGAAAGCTGCCCGAATCACCTTGGAGGCTAAAGGAGATCCGGTACTGGAATTTGGACTGCGAAGGGCACAGGGAATTGATGGTGCTCTGGCAGCCAGCCGTGCGAGTTATATCGGTGGGTGTTCGTCCACTAGTAACGTGATGGCTGGGAAGCTTTTTGGCATACCGGTATCCGGTACCCATGCGCACAGTTGGATCATGGCTTTTGAAAGCGAGATAGCTGCTTTTGAGGCTTATGCCGCTGCTTTCCCTGATAATTGTATCTTTCTAGTGGATACCTACGATACCATTAAGGGTGTTCAAAACGCCATCAAAGTGGGCAATGCGCTCAAGGCAAACGGAAAAAAATTACTGGGAGTTCGTATTGATTCCGGTGATTTGGCCTATTACAGCAACATGGCCAGGGAGCTATTGGATGAAGCAGGATTTACAGACACCAAAGTAGTGGCTAGCAATGACCTGGACGAGCATATATTATCTTCACTGAAGATGCAGGAGGCCTCCATCGATATCTGGGGTATAGGCACCAAGCTTGTGACCGCTTATGACCAGCCAGCACTGGGGGCTGTTTATAAAATGGCCGCACTTAAGGATGAAAAGGGAAATTGGGTACCGAAAGTGAAGGTGTCACAGCAATCGATTAAGATTAATATTCCCGGGTATCATAATGTGAAGCGTTTTTTCAAAAATGACAAGGCCATCTCGGATATGATATACCTCGAAAATGGAGGTGAATTGGCAGGGGAGCTTACCATTATTGATCCTTATGATCCTACAAAAAGGAGAAAAATAAATCCCGATTCCATGGAAAGCAAGGATTTATTAGTCCCGATTTTCAAAAAGGGAAAGAAGGTATATTCAAGGCCCAAACTGGAGGAAATCCGTAACCGGACATTGACCAACTTGGGCAGGTTTGACAAAGCCCATAAGCGCTTGATCAATCCACACATCTATCCTGTGGGACTAGAGGAAAGCCTCTACCATCTAAGGACCGATCTGGTTTTGAAAGCCAAAAACTATAGTTAA
- the pncA gene encoding bifunctional nicotinamidase/pyrazinamidase, with protein sequence MRALLIVDVQNDFLPGGALEVKDGDKIIPVINKLQEKFDFILATQDWHPADHKSFAANHAGRKPGEVIKLGGTDQMLWPVHCVQESEGAQFAQDLNRDKWNKVFKKGLNPMVDSYSGFFDNKKKEDTGLTAYLHEHDISDVYVAGLAADYCVKFTVLDALKEGFDAYLISDATRAVNLSPDDYDGSLKEMSKSGAEVISSAAVSF encoded by the coding sequence ATGAGAGCATTATTGATTGTGGATGTGCAGAATGACTTCTTACCCGGAGGAGCATTAGAAGTAAAGGATGGTGATAAGATCATTCCAGTAATCAACAAGCTTCAGGAAAAGTTTGATTTTATATTGGCTACCCAAGATTGGCATCCTGCTGATCATAAGAGTTTTGCAGCAAATCACGCGGGAAGAAAACCCGGCGAGGTGATTAAATTGGGAGGAACAGACCAAATGCTCTGGCCGGTACATTGTGTTCAGGAGAGTGAAGGTGCGCAGTTTGCACAGGACTTGAACCGGGACAAATGGAACAAGGTGTTCAAAAAAGGACTAAACCCAATGGTGGACTCTTATAGTGGTTTTTTTGATAATAAGAAAAAGGAAGATACTGGGCTGACGGCATATCTCCATGAGCATGATATTTCGGATGTTTATGTGGCGGGACTGGCAGCGGATTATTGTGTAAAGTTCACTGTCCTCGATGCATTGAAGGAGGGATTTGATGCTTATTTGATTTCTGATGCCACCAGAGCGGTTAACCTATCCCCTGATGACTATGATGGATCACTAAAGGAAATGAGCAAATCAGGAGCAGAAGTGATCAGCAGTGCGGCGGTCTCTTTTTGA
- a CDS encoding PhzF family phenazine biosynthesis protein, with product MQLPIVTVDAFTDTPFSGNPAAICLLPGPLAEEGMQLIAAELNLSETAFLEQTGPATFDLRWFTPKKEVDLCGHATLASAYMLYVEEVVEKDQEIKFSTKSGELRVHMEGEEIVMDFPLIPTQSGQHPYFMDDFFGQKVIGAASLKDNWILELENYHTLEYVEPEFQVLALHSEQGIIITAKGNEDYDIYSRYFAPNLGINEDPATGFAHCALMDYWHKKEGKDQLNAYQASKREGEMRLEMHGDRVTIYGKAIKIFEGFLEV from the coding sequence ATGCAACTTCCCATTGTCACTGTTGATGCGTTTACCGATACGCCATTTTCCGGTAATCCTGCTGCCATTTGTTTGCTTCCTGGCCCCTTGGCGGAGGAAGGTATGCAGCTCATTGCTGCTGAATTGAACCTTAGCGAAACAGCCTTTTTAGAACAAACGGGACCGGCTACTTTTGATCTGAGGTGGTTTACACCAAAAAAGGAAGTGGATTTATGTGGACACGCCACACTGGCTAGTGCCTATATGCTATATGTAGAGGAAGTGGTAGAAAAAGATCAGGAGATAAAATTTTCCACCAAGAGTGGTGAACTGCGGGTGCATATGGAAGGGGAAGAAATCGTGATGGACTTTCCATTGATCCCGACCCAATCGGGCCAACATCCTTATTTTATGGACGATTTTTTTGGGCAAAAAGTGATCGGAGCAGCTTCTTTAAAGGATAATTGGATTTTGGAATTGGAAAATTACCATACCTTGGAGTATGTAGAACCTGAGTTTCAGGTGTTGGCCTTACACAGTGAGCAAGGGATTATCATTACTGCCAAAGGAAATGAAGACTACGATATCTATTCCCGTTATTTTGCGCCGAATTTGGGAATCAATGAAGATCCTGCTACAGGTTTTGCTCATTGTGCCTTGATGGATTACTGGCATAAAAAGGAAGGAAAAGATCAACTAAACGCTTATCAAGCCAGTAAAAGGGAAGGGGAAATGAGGCTTGAAATGCATGGAGATCGCGTTACCATTTATGGAAAAGCGATTAAGATTTTTGAAGGTTTTTTAGAGGTTTAA
- a CDS encoding outer membrane insertion C- signal: protein MKKLLLVFSVFLISYGLQAQEVGVRFGEGANNVAIDGIFSVGEFSRVHGDVSFGDGVGLDLLYDFLYKPFPEADGLDWYVGAGPSFYFHDPFFFGIAGEIGLEYHFDFPLAVGLDWRPTFWIVDNTDFNAGYFGLNVRYVIGR from the coding sequence ATGAAAAAATTATTACTTGTATTTTCCGTGTTTTTGATTTCCTATGGCCTCCAGGCTCAGGAAGTTGGTGTTCGTTTTGGAGAGGGCGCTAACAATGTTGCCATTGATGGGATCTTTTCCGTGGGAGAGTTTAGTCGTGTCCATGGTGACGTTAGTTTTGGTGATGGAGTAGGACTCGATTTACTCTATGACTTTCTGTACAAGCCATTTCCTGAGGCTGATGGATTGGATTGGTATGTAGGTGCTGGTCCGTCATTCTATTTTCATGACCCGTTTTTCTTTGGGATTGCAGGTGAAATAGGGCTTGAATATCATTTTGACTTTCCATTGGCAGTTGGCTTAGATTGGCGTCCTACTTTTTGGATAGTTGATAACACAGATTTTAATGCCGGCTATTTTGGACTTAATGTCCGGTATGTCATAGGCAGGTAA
- a CDS encoding peroxiredoxin gives MSLRLGDTAPDFTAESTAGKINLYDYLGDGWGILFSHPADYTPVCTTELGTAAKLKGEFEKRNVKMLALSVDGIDSHHGWVKDINETQQTEVNYPIIADEDRKVAELYDMIHPNANEKLTVRSVFIIGPDKKIKLIITYPASTGRNFNELLRVIDSLQLTANYSVATPANWVHGEDVVIAPAISNEEIPAKFPKGHKEIKPYLRTTPQPNID, from the coding sequence ATGTCATTAAGATTAGGAGACACCGCACCGGATTTTACAGCTGAAAGCACCGCTGGAAAAATCAATTTGTATGATTATTTAGGTGATGGATGGGGCATTTTATTCAGTCATCCAGCAGACTATACCCCTGTATGTACCACTGAACTAGGTACAGCTGCCAAGCTTAAAGGGGAATTTGAAAAAAGAAATGTCAAAATGCTTGCCCTTAGTGTGGATGGCATTGACAGCCACCACGGATGGGTAAAAGACATCAATGAAACACAGCAGACAGAGGTGAATTATCCGATCATCGCCGATGAAGACAGAAAGGTCGCCGAGCTATATGACATGATTCACCCCAACGCCAATGAAAAATTGACGGTAAGGTCTGTTTTCATCATCGGTCCTGATAAAAAAATCAAACTGATCATCACCTATCCAGCCAGCACAGGCCGAAACTTCAACGAACTGCTTAGGGTAATCGACTCCCTTCAGCTTACTGCAAACTATTCCGTAGCCACGCCAGCCAACTGGGTGCATGGTGAAGATGTGGTAATTGCGCCAGCGATCAGCAATGAAGAGATCCCTGCAAAATTCCCTAAAGGACACAAGGAAATAAAGCCTTACTTAAGGACTACTCCTCAGCCTAATATTGACTAA
- a CDS encoding aspartate aminotransferase family protein: protein MNNRQLFLSNLAQTTDFPLLIEIDKAEGIYMYGPNGQKYIDLISGIGVSNVGHRHPRVVAAIQEQLDRYMHLMVYGEYVQSPQTLLAKALTDTLPENLDNVYLVNSGSEAVEGALKLAKRYTGRREIISCVNAYHGSSHGALSVGGNEVFKRAYRPLLPGIRNVDFNAIDQLDLITEETAAVIVETVQGEAGIRVGSKAYFQALRQRCDEMGTLLILDEIQAGFGRTGKFWAFEHYDIAPDIVVCAKGMGGGMPIGAFIASQSIMAVFKNNPLLGHITTFGGHPVSCAASLATIEVLHQEQLVPKVETKANLFKTYLKHPKIKGIRNKGLMMAVEFESFEVLKPVIDRAIELGIITDWFLFCEDSMRIAPPLTITEEEIKKACTIILQSIEENCA from the coding sequence ATGAACAACCGTCAGCTCTTTTTATCCAATTTAGCACAGACTACCGATTTTCCATTGCTTATCGAAATTGACAAAGCCGAAGGTATTTATATGTACGGGCCAAACGGCCAAAAGTATATTGACCTCATCTCAGGAATCGGTGTGAGCAATGTAGGTCACCGCCACCCCAGGGTGGTAGCCGCTATACAGGAGCAATTGGACAGGTACATGCACCTGATGGTTTATGGAGAGTATGTCCAATCACCGCAGACACTATTGGCCAAAGCCCTCACCGACACACTTCCTGAAAATCTGGACAATGTTTACTTGGTCAACAGCGGTAGTGAAGCAGTGGAAGGTGCCCTTAAACTCGCCAAGCGATATACCGGGAGAAGAGAAATTATCAGTTGTGTCAATGCCTACCACGGTTCTTCGCACGGTGCACTATCTGTAGGTGGGAATGAAGTTTTCAAAAGGGCCTATCGCCCCTTGCTTCCCGGAATCCGAAATGTTGATTTTAATGCCATTGACCAATTGGACCTGATCACAGAAGAAACTGCCGCCGTTATTGTAGAAACCGTCCAGGGAGAAGCAGGCATTAGAGTCGGGTCAAAAGCCTACTTTCAAGCCTTGCGACAGCGCTGTGATGAAATGGGCACTTTGCTTATCCTCGATGAAATCCAAGCTGGGTTTGGCAGGACGGGTAAATTCTGGGCATTCGAACACTACGATATTGCTCCTGACATCGTGGTCTGCGCAAAAGGCATGGGAGGAGGAATGCCCATCGGTGCGTTCATCGCTTCCCAGTCCATCATGGCCGTATTCAAAAACAACCCGCTTCTTGGGCATATTACTACTTTTGGCGGTCACCCGGTAAGTTGTGCAGCGTCACTGGCCACTATTGAGGTCCTTCACCAAGAGCAACTTGTCCCAAAAGTCGAAACCAAAGCCAACCTGTTCAAAACTTACCTAAAGCATCCCAAGATCAAAGGTATCCGCAACAAAGGATTGATGATGGCCGTGGAATTTGAATCCTTCGAAGTACTCAAACCCGTTATTGACCGGGCGATCGAGCTAGGAATTATTACCGACTGGTTTTTATTCTGTGAGGATAGCATGCGCATCGCTCCACCACTGACCATCACTGAAGAGGAGATCAAAAAGGCTTGTACCATTATTTTACAATCGATTGAGGAAAATTGTGCCTGA
- a CDS encoding NAD(P)/FAD-dependent oxidoreductase — translation MSHFDVAIIGSGPAGASAAYQLAEQGVSTVLIEKELLPRYKTCGGGFVYRGRRRLPFDISEVVEREFMQIRLYFEHESMMLTTKREVPVISMVMRDDFDSFIIKKAKEKGVVIKDGHKLTGITFGDMPVLHTNQGDIKAKMIIAADGALSPTAKMAGWKETRTLIPALEYEVEVGAEDFERLSKEVRFDVDTIPYGYAWSFPKKNHLSLGVASARKVRIDLKAHYRKYLDKLGIQEVISEKAHGFQIPVAPRTDGFYRNKVFLIGDAAGFADPITAEGISNALLSGEMVVEAIVRAKLDPDTAGALYESKLEEELLPEIHTGVSVSKWFYSQRKIRNFLMKRYGDYFISAMTDVFIGERSYPKDLMKSLKRKVRELV, via the coding sequence ATGAGTCATTTTGATGTAGCCATTATCGGTAGTGGTCCGGCAGGTGCTTCGGCAGCATACCAACTGGCAGAACAAGGCGTTTCTACTGTTTTAATAGAAAAAGAACTACTTCCCCGATACAAAACCTGTGGAGGGGGCTTTGTTTATCGTGGCAGAAGAAGGTTGCCATTTGATATTTCTGAAGTGGTGGAGCGTGAGTTTATGCAGATTAGGCTTTATTTTGAGCATGAGTCGATGATGCTCACCACCAAGAGAGAGGTGCCGGTGATCAGTATGGTGATGCGGGATGACTTTGACAGCTTCATTATCAAAAAGGCCAAAGAAAAGGGAGTGGTGATAAAAGATGGCCACAAACTTACCGGTATTACGTTTGGCGATATGCCTGTGCTCCATACCAACCAAGGAGACATTAAGGCAAAAATGATCATTGCCGCTGATGGGGCTTTGAGTCCAACAGCAAAAATGGCTGGATGGAAGGAAACCCGGACGCTGATCCCTGCACTGGAATATGAGGTAGAAGTAGGTGCGGAAGATTTTGAGCGATTGTCCAAAGAAGTACGGTTTGACGTGGACACCATTCCTTATGGCTATGCCTGGAGTTTTCCTAAGAAAAATCACCTTTCCTTAGGGGTAGCTTCAGCAAGGAAAGTGCGGATTGACCTAAAAGCACATTATCGCAAATACCTTGATAAGTTGGGCATCCAAGAAGTAATCAGCGAAAAAGCCCATGGCTTCCAAATTCCAGTGGCTCCAAGGACCGATGGTTTTTACCGTAACAAAGTGTTCTTGATCGGTGATGCAGCCGGTTTTGCAGACCCCATCACTGCGGAGGGAATTTCCAATGCATTATTAAGTGGGGAGATGGTGGTAGAAGCCATCGTCAGAGCTAAATTGGATCCTGACACAGCAGGTGCCTTATATGAAAGTAAGTTGGAAGAGGAATTGCTTCCAGAAATCCATACAGGAGTGAGTGTTTCCAAGTGGTTTTACAGCCAACGAAAAATTCGGAATTTCCTCATGAAGCGTTATGGAGATTATTTTATATCCGCCATGACGGATGTTTTTATAGGTGAAAGAAGTTATCCAAAGGACCTCATGAAAAGCTTAAAAAGAAAAGTCAGGGAATTGGTGTAG
- a CDS encoding 3-keto-disaccharide hydrolase, whose translation MKLNLLFPVVAGSLLAIPALAQHSSVQLPPEATEVWEPEPPIVTPGDENHLPPSDAIVLFDGSDLDAWESVKTGGAAEWTINNGFFTVKPGTGEIATKEKFGDVQVHIEWKAPDVVKGEGQGRGNSGLFFCERYEVQILDSYDNRTYSNGQAASLYKEGIPLVNAMRSPQEWNTYDVFFTAPRFNKDGMVISPAYVTVIHNGVLVQNHYEVKGSTSYIGVHKYEAHEAELPIKLQDHGNLVNFRNIWVRKL comes from the coding sequence ATGAAATTGAACCTATTGTTTCCTGTTGTCGCAGGAAGTTTACTAGCGATTCCAGCACTTGCCCAACATTCCTCTGTACAATTACCACCAGAAGCCACTGAAGTATGGGAGCCAGAACCTCCGATCGTCACTCCTGGGGATGAAAATCATTTACCGCCCTCGGATGCTATCGTGCTTTTTGATGGCAGTGATTTGGATGCTTGGGAAAGTGTGAAAACGGGAGGAGCAGCTGAATGGACCATAAATAACGGTTTCTTTACTGTCAAGCCAGGTACTGGCGAAATTGCTACCAAAGAAAAGTTTGGAGATGTCCAGGTCCACATAGAGTGGAAGGCTCCTGATGTGGTAAAAGGTGAAGGACAGGGAAGAGGTAACAGCGGATTGTTTTTTTGCGAGCGATATGAAGTCCAGATATTGGATTCCTATGACAATCGCACCTATTCCAATGGTCAAGCGGCTTCACTTTATAAAGAAGGTATTCCCTTGGTCAATGCCATGCGCTCTCCTCAGGAGTGGAATACCTATGATGTGTTTTTTACCGCTCCGAGGTTCAATAAGGACGGAATGGTGATTTCACCAGCTTATGTAACCGTAATCCATAACGGGGTACTCGTCCAAAATCACTATGAAGTAAAAGGATCTACCTCTTATATTGGGGTGCATAAATATGAAGCCCATGAAGCCGAGTTACCGATCAAACTTCAAGATCATGGCAATTTGGTAAACTTTAGAAACATATGGGTGAGGAAGCTCTGA
- a CDS encoding Gfo/Idh/MocA family protein, with product MSSRRRFLQNTLLASAGLSMPSVLTARDFGLFTRSISPSDQLNVGLIGANGMGWSNMNSFLKMPQVNCVAIADIDQSVLDRRAVDVEKQRGKKPALYKDYRKLLEDKDVDVVIIGTPDHWHCLALVDSLSAGKHAYVEKPLANSIEECNLMVKAADRYGKLVQVGQWQRSGNQYDDAISFVKSGQLGNIRLVKCWAYQGWMNPVPVKPNSTPPQGVDYKMWLGPAPERPFNENRFHFNFRWFWDYAGGLMTDWGVHEIDIALYAMGVSAPKSVMASGGKLAYPDDASETPDTLQTVYEYDGFNMLWEHATGIDGGNYGYTEGIAFIGNNATLVVNRGGWEIIAEKKDGKPLIEGMARVKPEGNALDKHTINFVEAIKANDASQLHCGIETGSVAAINAHMGNIAYKTGKKIYWDADKGLFTDKDANKLVTANYHNGWKLPKV from the coding sequence ATGTCATCAAGAAGAAGATTTTTACAAAACACCCTGCTGGCATCAGCGGGATTATCCATGCCATCCGTATTGACGGCCAGGGATTTTGGCCTGTTCACACGAAGTATTTCCCCCAGTGATCAACTGAATGTAGGCCTAATAGGAGCAAACGGAATGGGCTGGTCCAATATGAACTCATTCCTGAAAATGCCCCAGGTCAATTGTGTTGCCATTGCTGATATCGACCAAAGCGTGCTGGACAGAAGAGCAGTCGATGTAGAAAAGCAAAGGGGTAAGAAACCCGCATTGTACAAAGATTACAGGAAACTACTTGAAGACAAGGACGTGGATGTGGTGATCATCGGTACTCCCGATCATTGGCACTGCTTGGCCCTGGTGGACAGTTTGTCAGCAGGTAAACATGCCTATGTAGAAAAGCCATTGGCCAATTCTATTGAAGAGTGTAACCTGATGGTGAAAGCAGCAGATCGCTACGGAAAACTCGTCCAGGTAGGGCAGTGGCAGAGAAGTGGCAACCAATATGATGATGCCATTTCCTTTGTGAAATCAGGCCAGTTGGGGAATATCCGTTTGGTGAAATGCTGGGCGTACCAAGGCTGGATGAATCCCGTACCCGTTAAGCCCAACAGTACACCGCCACAAGGTGTAGATTATAAAATGTGGCTCGGCCCAGCGCCTGAGCGACCATTCAACGAAAATCGTTTTCACTTCAATTTCCGTTGGTTTTGGGATTATGCTGGAGGTTTGATGACCGACTGGGGCGTGCACGAAATTGACATAGCACTGTATGCCATGGGGGTAAGTGCTCCAAAATCAGTAATGGCTTCAGGTGGTAAATTGGCTTATCCTGACGATGCATCCGAGACACCCGATACCCTACAGACCGTGTATGAATACGATGGCTTTAATATGTTATGGGAACATGCTACGGGTATTGATGGAGGAAATTATGGCTATACCGAGGGAATAGCCTTTATCGGTAATAACGCTACCTTGGTAGTCAATCGTGGCGGATGGGAAATTATCGCTGAAAAGAAAGACGGGAAGCCGTTGATCGAGGGAATGGCCAGGGTAAAACCCGAAGGTAATGCCTTGGATAAGCATACGATAAATTTCGTGGAGGCAATCAAGGCAAATGATGCATCCCAACTCCACTGTGGTATCGAGACAGGTAGTGTGGCGGCTATCAATGCCCATATGGGAAATATCGCCTATAAAACAGGTAAAAAAATCTATTGGGATGCTGATAAGGGACTATTTACGGATAAGGATGCCAATAAACTGGTCACAGCCAATTATCATAACGGATGGAAATTGCCAAAGGTGTGA